In Aliivibrio fischeri, the sequence AAATGAGCAAAATCAGGCCATTTTATCTATAAGTGAAAGCATTAATTTAATGACGGAGAATATTAATAAAAATATTGATGAAATGAATAAAATCAGCTCTAACGCCGATAAATTATCCGAGCTATCGACATCACAAGTAGAGCAACTTAAATTCTTCACTTTAATAGATAAAGATCATGAAAAGTAATACAAAAAAAACAGGCTATCCTCAGAAAGAAGCGTCTATTTCTAATGGTTTAACTGCGGAAGAGAGGGATTTCCTTTATAAAGTGTTTTGTTTTCCATTTAATCAAACGTCAAAAAAAGAAGATACAGAGAAGTAAATAAACTAAATGCCATAGCAGCAAAGGTATGCTGCTATGGTGTGCATTTTAATAAAACTCTTTAACAATAAATGAAATATCTTGTTGTTCACTATAAGTAAGGCTGAAGCCTTTATCTATAATATAAAAGTGCAGGTAGTTATACTTATTGTCATTTTTAAATGTTTTTGGGAACATTTTTAGTTTCGTTTGATCTTCAATATGCCCATGTTGAATTAAGCTACTTTGCTCATCTTCATTAATAACATTTGAAATTAACGTATCTTTATCAAATTGTGCTTTAAAATCACTAAAATAAGTATATTTACCGTTATATCCAGATTCTGAGATGTTAATTGACATATCTAAGTCATAGCTTTTATCTTCTTGAAGATTAAAGTAGAAATTATACGTCGCAAATGCAATGTAATCTTTATCATCATTTGATGTAAATTGAACATTAGTATGAAGGTTAAAATTACCATCCTGATCGTTGTCTTTTTGAATGATAGGATGATTATCTTGTTCTAAACCACTAGTAAGGTTTTGATTTATGAGAGTCTCAATATTATCTTCATTTGTTTCAAGAAAAATAATTTTATTCGTAACATCATTACATTTATGTTCGATAAATAAACACTGAGATAAAGATAATTTATCTTCGCCAAGATGCAAAAAGTATAAGTAATTAGGTTGAATATTTAACTTTGTTATATCAATAGCTTTAGAAGTGGATAACATATATATGTTATCTGATACTTTATTAAGGTTTTGCGTTATTGAGCTAGGTGCAACTTGTTTGAAAATAGGGAATATGAAAAAAAGAGAAACAAGAATGAGCACAGAGAAGAAGAGAAAATAGAACTTTTTAATTGGTTTTGAGAGTAGGCGATCTCCTGATTTATAACCTTTATTTTTTATAGTATCGATGATTGAGATGTTATGGGTTAAGAATTTTTTCCTTAATAAGGATATTGTCTGGGTTACGACACTATTTGCAACTGAACCATCTTCCCAACATTGTGTATATATTTCATCTTTTGTATAAATTTTATTCGGATTACTATAAAGAAGAAACAATAAATTAGCCTCATTAAGGCTTATTTTTATTTCTTCTTTAGTACGATTGATTACAACAGTTAAACTGCTGTAATCAATTGTGAGATTTTGGGTTTTAACTATCTCTTTTTTATTCATTATTATCCTTTAGCATTCGATTTTTGGCGTTGCAGCACTAATGCGCTGTTTTCTATCGTGAGTCGGAGCATCAAAATGGCTTTCTAAAAGACGCTGTGTGATTGAATGTTGAGGGTTAGCAAAGATCTCTTGTGTCGGACCTTTTTCAACAACTTCCCCTTCATGCATCACCATTACTTTATCGGTAATGTGTTTCACTACACCAATGTGTTGTGATACATAAATAAATGAAATGGCCATTTCTTGTTGCAGTTCCAAAAATAAATTAATGATTTGAGAACGCATCGCCATATCTAAACCGTTTAACGCTTCATCAGCAACGATAATTGATGGTTGAAGAATTAATGCACGAGCCAAACAAACACGCTGTTTTTGGCCTGTTGCAAGCATTTGCGGGTAAAAATACGCATGCTCAGGTAATAAGCCAACGCGAAGCAAGGTGTCTTTTACTCGTTGTTGACGTGCTTCTGGTGGCATGCTGGTATTACGTTTTAATGGGCCTTCTAAAATACGTCCAATTTGAATTCTAGGATTTAATGAGGAATTTGGATCCTGAAAAATCATTCGAATCAATTTACAGCGAGTTTGGAAGTCTTTGTAATCTAATACTTCACCATTAACTTTTATGATCCCAGATGTTGGTTCAACAACACCTGCTAACATACGAGCAAGTGTGGATTTACCTGAGCCATTCGCTCCAATAAAACCAAGAGTCTGCCCCGCTTCTAAAGAAAAACTAACGGGTTTAACTGCTTCACGTACTTGTTTACGAAATAATCCAGTACGAAATACATAGTCTTTTTTAAGATCAGTAACTTCAAGAAGCGCAGTCATTCTTCTTCTCCTCAAAATTTAATGGGAAATGGCAGCTAAATTTGTGATCTTTCACTTTTTGTCTCTCTGGTACTTGCACACATTTACGTTGTGCATATGGACAACGAGGTCCAAGACGACAGCCAATGGGTAAATGTTGTAGAGGCGGAATTGTACCAGGTAGTGATTCTAACTTAGCTTTGTGTGGGATCCCATCTTTACTAAAATCAGGCATAGCACGAAGCAGGGCATTGGTATAGGGGTGCTTTGGTGCTTCAAGGATATCTTTACGACAAGCTGATTCTACAGATTGACCACAATACATTACCGTGATTCGGTCTACCCATTGAGTAAGGGTGATTAAGTCGTGGCTGATTAATAAAATTGTCGTGTTATTAACCTGATTCATTCGACTTAGTAGACGGAATATTTGTGACTGTGTCACAGCATCCAATTCATCGGTTGGTTCATCTGCAATTAAGATACGTGGTTTGTTGGCAATCGCCATTGCGATCATCACTTTTTGACATTCACCATCCGTTAATTCATATGGATAGCATTTCATTATGTGTTTATGATCTTTAATACCAACCTTGTGGAGTAGGGCTATTGCACCTTTCGTTCGCCAATTCCATCTTTGCCACCAGCTACCAGTAAAGTATTTGGAAGGAATCGCTTCTTTTAGTTGGTTACCCACTTGTTCTGATGGGTCAAGGCAGGTTGATGGCTCTTGGAAGATCATTGCCATTTCACGTCCGATAACTCGGCGTCGCTCTTTAGGAGATAGGGCTAATAAATCAATGTTACCTAGACGCATACGGTCTGCACTGATTTTCCAGTTATCTTTGGTGATACCTAAAATGGCTTTAGCAACAAGAGATTTCCCTGAGCCAGATTCTCCCACTAAACCACGAATCTCACCTTCATTTAAGGTTAAGCTCATGCGGTCAACGGCTTTTACCATGCCTTGAGGTGTTTCTAACTCAATGGTTAAATGGCGAATATCTAATAATGGCATTATTCTGTCCCCGCATTTAACGCACGTTGAATACCGTCACCAACTAAGTTGATGATGATGACTGTAAAGGTAATTACAATTCCAGGTAAGGTCACTGTCCATGGTGCTGTATAAATTAACTCAACAGAATCTCCTAACATGGCTCCCCACTCGGGACTAGGAGCCTGTGCTCCTAAACCTAGAAAACCTAACGCAGTGATATCTAAAATGGCAATAGAGATAGCAAGCGTCATTTCTGCAACCATAACGACAAGAATATTAGGTAATATGGAATTCCATAAAAGATAGAAGTTGTTTGCTCCATCTAGTCGTGCAGCAAGAATATAATCCTTTTCAACTTCATTATGAACCGCTGTATAAACAGCTCGAACAAAGCGTGGGATAAGCGCGAGCCAAATAGCTAATAAAATATTAAATTCACCAAATCCTAAAAATGCAACGAAAATGATCGCAAGCAATAAAGATGGAATAGATAAAATGGTATCGAGTAGGTGGTTTAATGTACTGGACAGTAATCCCTTTGTCATACCTGCAAAAATACCAATTACGCAGCCAACAAACCCTGATAGCAGGGCAACGATAACCGCATAACCGAAAGTTAATTGTGAACCCATAAGTAATCGTGACAAGATATCTCTACCTAGGTCATCAGTACCTAAGAAAAAGATAACGTCCCCCTCAGAGCTCCATGATGGCGGCATCAGTAAATAATCTGACTGCCATTGTGGATCATATGGACTTAACCATGGCGAGGTGACAGTGATAATTACAATCAGTAATAAGCACCAAAAACCGAACATCGCGAGTGAATTCGCTCGATAACTCAACCAGAAACGTTCCATTTGAGTAGGGATATGTTCTTCTTGATAAACATTATTTGAGAGCATAGAACTCTTTCCTTACTAACGGGTTAACTGCTGCACCCAGTAAATCAGATAAAATGTTGGCTAATAAAATGAATGACGCAACAGTAATAACGCCAGCCTGAATGGCGACAAAATCTTGATTAATGATGGCATCAAGTAGCCAGCGCCCAACACCAGGCCAATTAAAAATGGATTCAGTTAAGATCGCTGCGGTAAATAAGCCAGATAATTGAACACCTAATTTTGGAATAATTGGAGGTAAGGCATTACGGATTATGTGCTTGACCATGATTTCAAATTTAGATAGGCCTTTAGTATGAGCGACTTTGATGTAGTTTTGTGTAATAACCGTTGCGACGGACGAGCGCATTAAACGAACAACTTCTGTCATCGGCGCAATGGAAAGTACTAATGTGGGTAAGATTAAATGCTGAATGATGTTCTCAAGCATTTCTGCCCGATAAGGTGATTTTGAGGCAAGCACATCAATAAAGGCAAATCCTGTTTTAGCATCGAATTCATACAATAAGCTGTAACGACCTGAAACTGGAGTTACGCCTAGTTGTAAACTGAAAAACATTAATACTAATAAAGCAATCCAGAATAAAGGCATGGAATAACCAACTAATGCGATTGATGAGATTAGTGTATCTAAAGGTTTACCTCTACGCATCCCAGCAATGGTACCAATCGGCGTACCTATAATCAGTGCAATAAAGAAAGCAAAGAAGCAAAGTTCGATAGTCGCAGGGAAGACTCGAAGTATTTCATCAAGCATCTTTACGCCATATTGATTAATACCTAAATTACCGTTTAATAGTTGGCCAAGATAAGTAAACCAACCAGATAAAAAGGGTGTTTTCGCCCAAGTTGATGCTTCATCTAGACGTAAAATATTAAAACCAATCAGAGTTAAAATGAGTAAGGTAATAATAAATAAATTAAAGCGTCTAATGGTATAAATCCACATTAGTTCAACTCCTTAACTCTAACAACGTTATGGAAAGAGTAAGTATTAAAAGGGCTTAATGTGAAGCCTGTTAAAGAAGATTGATTGGCTTGATATTTAACGCCGTGAGCCAGAGGGATAACGGGTAACTCTTCACTGAGTACATTTTGGATTTGGCGATAAATATTAATACGATATCTTGGTTGATTTGTTTCTTTAGCTAAATCTAATAACAGATCAAACTCCTCGTTACACCAGTTTGCAACACCAAAACCCGCTTGTTTAGCATCACACGAAAGTAACGGTCTGAGTAATGAATCAGGATCTGAACTGTTTGCATTCCAGCCAGTAAGCACCAAATCGATATCAGCATCTTTTAGTTCATTCGGATTTAAAATATCTGAGGTGATCAGTTTTAAATCTATGCCTAATTTTGCAAAGTCACTTTGGATAATCTCTGCAGATTTTTTCGGACTTGGATTGTATGAGTTATTATCCAGCGGGACCCACATGGTGAGTTCTAACCCATCTTTAACGCCGGCTTCTCGTAACAAGCCTTTAGCGTAATTGAGATCATAGCGAATGTGTGAGCTGTCATTACCATAAGCCCATGATGCGGGAGGTAAAATGGATTTTGCTTCAATTCCTGAATTGTAATAAACCGAATTAATTAGGCTAGAACGGTCGATAGCAAAACTGAGCGCCTTTCGAACTCGTTGATCTTGTAATATCGGTTCTCGCATATTAATTGCGATATAAGCGACATTCATTGCTGTTTGTGAGTATAAAGTCAATGCATCATTATCAATAATGATTGGTAGTTGGCTTGATATTGGATTGGCAACAACATCGCATTCTTGGCGCAGTAATTTTGCTAAAGAGCCTGTCCCTCTGCTAGAGATATCAAAGACAACTTGAGACATGTTTGCAGGACCTTGCCAATATTGTTCATGACGCTTCAAGCGAACTAATTCACTTCTTTGGAATTGAGCTAACTTAAATGGACCAGTACCTACTGGCTTAACATCAATTAATGTTTTTTCGTCTATTACTGCTAATTGTTGTGCGTACTCTTCTGAATGAATAACCGCATAGCTTGCAGCGAGAACTGATAAGAAAGTGTTATCTGGTGTTGATAAAGTAAATCGCACTTGATGAGGGGTGATTGCTTCAACAGATGTAACCATTTGAGAAAAGTTTATGCTGTTAAACCAAGGGTAGTCTCCTGAATTAACGTTATGAAATGCGTTATTTTTATCTAAGATTCGATTAAAACTGAATGCCACATCATTAGCTGTTAAAGCTCGGGATGGGGTAAACCATTCGGTTGTATGAAATTGAACATTTTCTTTTAAATCAAATGTATAAACTGTCCCTGTATCATCAACCTGCCAAGAAGTCGCGAGGTTAGCTGAAGGTTTTTGCGTAACAGGATCTATGATAAGCAAACGGTCATAAACTTGAGCGCTTATGGCCTCAAGAATGCTGTTGCCGTCAGAAATCTGTGGGTTGAAAAAATCCACATTTCCAGATTCACAATAAATGAATCCTGTGTCATGAATCGTTTGTTTGATCCCCGCATCATAACAAGCTGTTAGATTAAATAATCCAGTAGCAGCTATGAGTAGGCGCGCAATAATCTTCATAATGACCGTAGTTTTATCGATTTAAATTAATGAACCTGCCATTTTATACCCAAGTGACTGGTTCTGCACTCAAATATCTAAGAATATCCCTTGATTGTGGTCAAGAGTTGATGTTTTTTTAATAATCCACGAAATTGATGGTAAGTAATGCCTAATTCTTCAGCAGCTTTTCGTTGGTGGTACTGTGTTTCAGTTAATGCTTGTTGCAGTAATTCTTTTTCTTGTTCTAATTGAAATTGCTTTAGATTCAAAGGTAAAGATGGTTTGTTATCTTGCGTTATCGTCTTGTTGATTATAGTTGAAGAATTTTTTGTTGGCGCGTTTTCCCAAGGTGCAATAAATGGGTTTATTTGAATTGATTCTATCTGAGCTTCTTCATGGTTATGCTTAAATACTGCTCTTTCTATGCAATTACGAAGTTCGCGAACATTACCTGGCCAGTCATAATCTAAAATTTGATGTTTAGCTTGGTGCGAGAAACCTGCGAAATAAGTAAGGTTCATTTCTTGACACATTTTGATTGCAAAATGTTCTGCAAGTAATAAAACATCGTTTTCACGGTATCGTAGGGGTGGTAGATGAATGACATCAAAAGAGAGTCTATCTAATAGATCTGCTCGAAATTTTTTATCATTAACCATCTCTTGAGGGTTTTGATTAGTAGCACAAATTAGACGAACATTGGCTTTTAATGTTTGTGACCCACCAACTCGTTCATATTCACCATACTCAATCACTCTAAGTAGCTTTTCTTGTACAGTAAGAGGAGCAGTTGTGAGTTCATCTAAAAATAAAGAGCCGCCATCGGCACGTTCAAATCGACCTTGATGACGTTGCTTTGCACCCGTAAAAGATCCTGCATCGTGGCCGAAAAGTTCCGAATCGAGAGTTCCGGAGTTTAGAGCTGCACAATTTAAGCTAATCAATGGCTCATTCCAGCGTCTAGATAAAAAATGCAAACGCTGAGCAATTAACTCTTTACCTGTTCCTCTTTCACCAAGGATTAGTATCGGTCTATCAATTGTCGCTAATTGTGAAGCATGGTCTAACGCAGATAAGAATGCATCAGACTCCCCAACTAAACTGTCTTTTCTCATCAGATCTCCATTCTTATGGTTATTTTGACCAAAAAGTAGTGGTTTTAATCATGACTTATTTTTGTTGTGTGGTCAATTTTAAATAAGTTATTGATTTTTATGGAGTGAAAAAGTGGCATGCATTGTGTAATAGCTATATTAAAAGCAAAATCGTTTATTTAGTGAGGATTCAATTATGGGTATTTTTTCACGTTTTGCAGATATCGTTAATTCTAATGTAACTTCTTTATTGGATAAGGCTGAAAATCCAGAAAAAATGATCCGTTTGATCATTCAAGAGATGGAAGATACGTTAGTTGAGGTACGCACTGCATCAGCAAAAGCGTTGGCAGATAAAAAAGAGTTAACTCGCAAAATTAGCTCTATTGAAGCACAAGTTGCTGATTGGCAAGATAAAGCAAGTTTGGCATTACTTAAACAAAGAGAAGATCTTGCGCGTTCAGCATTAATTGAAAAACAAAAAGTTCAGGATATTCTTTCTAGCTTAAA encodes:
- a CDS encoding winged helix-turn-helix domain-containing protein → MNKKEIVKTQNLTIDYSSLTVVINRTKEEIKISLNEANLLFLLYSNPNKIYTKDEIYTQCWEDGSVANSVVTQTISLLRKKFLTHNISIIDTIKNKGYKSGDRLLSKPIKKFYFLFFSVLILVSLFFIFPIFKQVAPSSITQNLNKVSDNIYMLSTSKAIDITKLNIQPNYLYFLHLGEDKLSLSQCLFIEHKCNDVTNKIIFLETNEDNIETLINQNLTSGLEQDNHPIIQKDNDQDGNFNLHTNVQFTSNDDKDYIAFATYNFYFNLQEDKSYDLDMSINISESGYNGKYTYFSDFKAQFDKDTLISNVINEDEQSSLIQHGHIEDQTKLKMFPKTFKNDNKYNYLHFYIIDKGFSLTYSEQQDISFIVKEFY
- a CDS encoding ATP-binding cassette domain-containing protein, which codes for MTALLEVTDLKKDYVFRTGLFRKQVREAVKPVSFSLEAGQTLGFIGANGSGKSTLARMLAGVVEPTSGIIKVNGEVLDYKDFQTRCKLIRMIFQDPNSSLNPRIQIGRILEGPLKRNTSMPPEARQQRVKDTLLRVGLLPEHAYFYPQMLATGQKQRVCLARALILQPSIIVADEALNGLDMAMRSQIINLFLELQQEMAISFIYVSQHIGVVKHITDKVMVMHEGEVVEKGPTQEIFANPQHSITQRLLESHFDAPTHDRKQRISAATPKIEC
- a CDS encoding oligopeptide/dipeptide ABC transporter ATP-binding protein — encoded protein: MPLLDIRHLTIELETPQGMVKAVDRMSLTLNEGEIRGLVGESGSGKSLVAKAILGITKDNWKISADRMRLGNIDLLALSPKERRRVIGREMAMIFQEPSTCLDPSEQVGNQLKEAIPSKYFTGSWWQRWNWRTKGAIALLHKVGIKDHKHIMKCYPYELTDGECQKVMIAMAIANKPRILIADEPTDELDAVTQSQIFRLLSRMNQVNNTTILLISHDLITLTQWVDRITVMYCGQSVESACRKDILEAPKHPYTNALLRAMPDFSKDGIPHKAKLESLPGTIPPLQHLPIGCRLGPRCPYAQRKCVQVPERQKVKDHKFSCHFPLNFEEKKNDCAS
- the sapC gene encoding putrescine export ABC transporter permease SapC, coding for MLSNNVYQEEHIPTQMERFWLSYRANSLAMFGFWCLLLIVIITVTSPWLSPYDPQWQSDYLLMPPSWSSEGDVIFFLGTDDLGRDILSRLLMGSQLTFGYAVIVALLSGFVGCVIGIFAGMTKGLLSSTLNHLLDTILSIPSLLLAIIFVAFLGFGEFNILLAIWLALIPRFVRAVYTAVHNEVEKDYILAARLDGANNFYLLWNSILPNILVVMVAEMTLAISIAILDITALGFLGLGAQAPSPEWGAMLGDSVELIYTAPWTVTLPGIVITFTVIIINLVGDGIQRALNAGTE
- a CDS encoding ABC transporter permease subunit gives rise to the protein MWIYTIRRFNLFIITLLILTLIGFNILRLDEASTWAKTPFLSGWFTYLGQLLNGNLGINQYGVKMLDEILRVFPATIELCFFAFFIALIIGTPIGTIAGMRRGKPLDTLISSIALVGYSMPLFWIALLVLMFFSLQLGVTPVSGRYSLLYEFDAKTGFAFIDVLASKSPYRAEMLENIIQHLILPTLVLSIAPMTEVVRLMRSSVATVITQNYIKVAHTKGLSKFEIMVKHIIRNALPPIIPKLGVQLSGLFTAAILTESIFNWPGVGRWLLDAIINQDFVAIQAGVITVASFILLANILSDLLGAAVNPLVRKEFYALK
- the sapA gene encoding ABC transporter substrate-binding protein SapA, whose protein sequence is MKIIARLLIAATGLFNLTACYDAGIKQTIHDTGFIYCESGNVDFFNPQISDGNSILEAISAQVYDRLLIIDPVTQKPSANLATSWQVDDTGTVYTFDLKENVQFHTTEWFTPSRALTANDVAFSFNRILDKNNAFHNVNSGDYPWFNSINFSQMVTSVEAITPHQVRFTLSTPDNTFLSVLAASYAVIHSEEYAQQLAVIDEKTLIDVKPVGTGPFKLAQFQRSELVRLKRHEQYWQGPANMSQVVFDISSRGTGSLAKLLRQECDVVANPISSQLPIIIDNDALTLYSQTAMNVAYIAINMREPILQDQRVRKALSFAIDRSSLINSVYYNSGIEAKSILPPASWAYGNDSSHIRYDLNYAKGLLREAGVKDGLELTMWVPLDNNSYNPSPKKSAEIIQSDFAKLGIDLKLITSDILNPNELKDADIDLVLTGWNANSSDPDSLLRPLLSCDAKQAGFGVANWCNEEFDLLLDLAKETNQPRYRINIYRQIQNVLSEELPVIPLAHGVKYQANQSSLTGFTLSPFNTYSFHNVVRVKELN
- the pspF gene encoding phage shock protein operon transcriptional activator → MRKDSLVGESDAFLSALDHASQLATIDRPILILGERGTGKELIAQRLHFLSRRWNEPLISLNCAALNSGTLDSELFGHDAGSFTGAKQRHQGRFERADGGSLFLDELTTAPLTVQEKLLRVIEYGEYERVGGSQTLKANVRLICATNQNPQEMVNDKKFRADLLDRLSFDVIHLPPLRYRENDVLLLAEHFAIKMCQEMNLTYFAGFSHQAKHQILDYDWPGNVRELRNCIERAVFKHNHEEAQIESIQINPFIAPWENAPTKNSSTIINKTITQDNKPSLPLNLKQFQLEQEKELLQQALTETQYHQRKAAEELGITYHQFRGLLKKHQLLTTIKGYS